A genomic segment from Anticarsia gemmatalis isolate Benzon Research Colony breed Stoneville strain chromosome 12, ilAntGemm2 primary, whole genome shotgun sequence encodes:
- the LOC142977162 gene encoding organic cation transporter protein-like has protein sequence MEMQDQNGKPPVKEVTGDLIQKVTGSFGKYHLWLCLLIFLTKFPVAFHQMAILFLAPKVSYSCGELGNNTCPCPDPTYDTSVFSRTIIMEWDLICDKKWLTSFTQTLFQLGTLLGSVFFGIASDRFGRKSPLLLAVVIQIAAGVAAAYVPDFWSFTFLRFLVGMSVGGTMVTGFVIVMEFVGTQYRDVISAVYQIPFNLGHMLVPVFAYFCRDYSDFQLAISVPVIILLIYFFLVPETPRWLIAMKRTEEAIVLLERVAKVNKRPTENIKADVEAYQAAIEKHQLKKGNLFDLFRTPNLRKNSIAMAFNWLACSYCFYGVSQYVGQLSGNAFVNVACSASFTLIGTIAAIPIMKCIGRKTIVIIFHLICAVCLFILAFIPEGIGSVVFASIGVVASFIVFVVVYLYCTELFPTVVRNAAIGISSMSARIGSMIAPFVIGLRDQALWMPPVAFAIVPLIAAFVTFVLPETKGCELTTTIEEGEQFGKKIRSDSKK, from the exons ATGGAAATGCAAGATCAAAATG GAAAGCCTCCTGTTAAGGAGGTAACCGGAGACTTAATACAAAAAGTAACCGGATCTTTTGGGAAATATCACCTTTGGCTATGTCTGCTCATCTTCCTAACAAAGTTCCCAGTAGCATTTCATCAAATGGCTATTCTATTCTTGGCTCCAAAAGTTTCTTACTCTTGCGGCGAATTGGGAAACAATACATGCCCATGTCCAGATCCGACGTATGATACGTCAGTTTTCAGCAGAACTATTATAATGGAATGGGATTTGATATGCGACAAGAAGTGGCTAACGAGTTTTACACAGACCCTATTTCAGTTAGGCACATTATTGGGCAGTGTATTTTTTGGAATTGCTTCAGACAG ATTCGGTCGTAAGAGTCCTCTTCTGTTGGCAGTAGTTATCCAGATAGCTGCCGGAGTAGCAGCTGCTTATGTGCCAGATTTCTGGTCTTTCACATTTTTACGCTTTTTAGTCGGGATGTCAGTTGGAGGTACAATGGTAACAGGATTCGTGATCGTTATGGAATTCGTCGGAACACAGTACAGAGATGTGATTTCAGCAGTCTATCAGATACCATTCAATTTGGGCCATATGCTGGTACCCGTATTTGCCTACTTCTGCAGAGATTACTCTGATTTCCAATTGGCAATATCTGTACCCGTTATAATTTTGCTCATTTATTTCTTCTTGGTTCCTGAAACGCCAAGATGGTTAATAGCAATGAAAAGAACAGAAGAGGCCATCGTACTCCTGGAGCGAGTTGCTAAAGT AAACAAACGTCCCACTGAAAATATCAAAGCTGACGTTGAAGCCTATCAAGCGGCTATTGAAAAACATCAACTGAAGAAAGGAAACTTATTTGACCTTTTCCGCACTCCAAACTTGAGGAAGAATAGTATTGCAATGGCGTTCAACTGGCTAGCTTGTAGCTATTGTTTCTATGGTGTATCGCAGTACGTAGGCCAACTGAGTGGCAATGCCTTCGTCAATGTCGCGTGCAGTGCCAGTTTCACATTAATTGGCACTATAGCGGCTATACCTATAATGAAATGCATAGGCAGAAAAACAATCGTGATAATATTCCACCTGATCTGTGCAGTTTGTTTGTTCATATTAGCTTTTATACCTGAAGGTATAGGATCAGTGGTTTTCGCGAGTATTGGCGTAGTAGCCAGCTTTATTGTCTTCGTAGTTGTATATTTGTACTGTACAGAGCTGTTCCCTACCGTCGTTCGTAATGCTGCAATCGGTATATCATCAATGTCAGCGAGAATAGGTTCTATGATAGCTCCATTCGTTATAGGTTTAAGAGATCAGGCCTTGTGGATGCCTCCAGTTGCTTTCGCTATAGTACCGTTAATAGCTGCCtttgtaacatttgttttacctgaaacaaaaggTTGTGAACTCACAACGACTATAGAAGAAGGTGAACAATTTGGCAAAAAGATACGATCTGACTCCAAGAAATGA
- the LOC142976995 gene encoding uncharacterized protein LOC142976995 isoform X3: MCLASNFFDTLTEWAKGISSMQLFSICSPHEAIANKVFKILIDNGCDVDYCSFGRRFYKDISISDAFLIALRVYPAAAPVMMPYSLYNEPGTYLLYAIENNIIDVFSLPMQGQILSLIDKDYCNDKAVSLQYTVPRLKHLCRYKIRSIFRHKTIGGTYKTSQFFDDVKQLPLPPLIQKYLIYIET; the protein is encoded by the exons ATGTGCTTAGCAAGTAATTTCTTCGACACCTTAACTGAGTGGGCTAAAGGAATAAGCAGCATGCAACTTTTTAGCATTTGTAGTCCACATGAAGCGATAGCTAACAAG gtatttaaaatactCATAGATAATGGTTGTGATGTAGACTACTGCAGCTTTGGGAGAAGGTTTTACAAGGATATTAGTATATCTGATGCATTCCTGATAGCTTTGAGAGTTTACCCCGCAGCTGCTCCAGTCATGATGCCATACAGTCTCTACAATGAGCCAGGGACTTATCTACTGTATGCtatagaaaataacattatagaTGTTTTTTCACTTCCA ATGCAGGGACAGATATTATCTTTGATTGATAAAGATTATTGCAATGATAAAGCGGTCTCACTTCAATACACAGTGCCACGTTTGAAGCATCTATGTCGATACAAAATTCGTAGTATTTTCAGACATAAAACGATTGGTGGAACATATAAGACTAGTCAATTTTTTGATGATGTTAAACAGTTACCTTTGCCTCCgctgatacaaaaatatttaatttacattgaaacctaa
- the Dip-C gene encoding dipeptidase C, whose translation MIRSRYLSIISKQWSWNKFRHSRHCNYNIVHRNLHQLHTLRLSCQKLALCGLTTQFSIGLSANMAATWSMGPGTYEVPLSLFAKNRARLAEKLKSGQVVVLQGGEDVSHYDTDVQYVFRQEAYFTWVCGVREPGCYFALDVKTNKSILFVPRLPIEYEVWMGKLLTTEDFKKLYAVDEVHYVDELRDILKSLNPEVLLTLCGTNTDSGLTAKEAVFEGINDFKVDNEILFPIIAELRVIKTPEEIEVMRYVCKVSSDAHKQVMLYAKPELKEYQCESVFLDHCYRIGGCRHVSYTCICGSGENGATLHYGHAGAPNCKIIKDGDICLFDMGGNYAGYAADITCSFPANGKFTEDQKLIYEAVLAGRDAVIREAKPGVMWDEMHLTANRAMLEHLKTGNLLKGDVEDMIKAGVHGVLQPHGLGHLLGLDVHDVGGYLAHCPPRPAGPLARLRTARPLLAGMLLTIEPGCYFIARLLDGAKNNPDVSVFFNWDRVDQFRNFGGVRIEDDVLITEQGVENLTFVPRTVAEIEEHMANGANFKK comes from the exons ATGATAAGATCTAGATATTTAAGTATTATCAGTAAACAGTGGTCGTGGAATAAATTTCGACATTCTAGGCACTGTAATTACAATATCGTTCACCGTAATCTCCATCAATTACATACTTTACGCTTATCGTGTCAGAAGCTAGCTCTGTGCGGGTTGACAACGCAGTTTAGTATTGGTTTGTCAGCGAACATGGCAGCTACGTGGTCTATGGGTCCAGGAACTTACGAAGTCCCCCTGTCCCTGTTCGCTAAAAACAGGGCACGACTTGCAGAAAAGTTGAAAAGTGGGCAAGTAGTTGTTTTGCAAGGAGGCGAGGATGTAAGCCACTACGACACCGATGTCCAATATGTGTTTAGACAG GAGGCATATTTCACCTGGGTGTGTGGTGTTCGTGAACCGGGCTGTTATTTCGCCCTGGATGTGAAGACAAACAAGTCAATACTCTTTGTTCCTCGTCTCCCTATAGAGTATGAGGTCTGGATGGGCAAACTGCTCACCACCGAGGACTTCAAGAAGCTGTATGCTGTTGATGAAGTGCATTATGTTGATGAG CTCAGAGATATCCTCAAAAGCCTAAATCCTGAAGTACTATTAACTTTG TGTGGCACCAACACTGACAGTGGTCTAACAGCCAAGGAGGCAGTGTTTGAAGGCATCAATGA TTTCAAAGTGGACAACGAAATATTATTCCCTATTATCGCGGAGCT GCGTGTTATCAAGACTCCGGAGGAAATCGAAGTGATGCGATATGTGTGCAAAGTGTCATCAGACGCACATAAACAG GTGATGTTATACGCTAAACCAGAGCTAAAGGAGTATCAATGCGAGTCGGTGTTCTTGGACCACTGCTACCGTATCGGCGGGTGTCGCCACGTGTCGTACACATGTATCTGTGGCTCGGGGGAGAACGGCGCCACGCTGCACTATGGACACGCTGGTGCACCTAACTGCAAGATTATAAAAGACGGCGATATATG tttgttCGACATGGGCGGTAACTACGCGGGCTACGCCGCTGACATTACGTGTTCATTCCCCGCCAACGGCAAGTTCACTGAAGACCAGAAACTCATCTATGAGGCAGTTTTGGCGGGAAGAGATGCTGTCATcag AGAGGCTAAGCCAGGGGTAATGTGGGATGAAATGCACTTGACAGCGAACAGAGCTATGCTGGAACATTTGAAAACTGGCAATCTACTGAAAGGTGATGTTGAAGATATGATCAAG GCGGGCGTGCACGGCGTGCTGCAGCCGCACGGGCTGGGCCACCTGCTGGGGCTGGACGTGCACGACGTGGGCGGCTACCTGGCGCACTGCCCGCCGCGCCCCGCCGGCCCGCTGGCGCGCCTGCGCACCGCGCGCCCGCTGCTGGCCGGCATGCTACTCACCATCGAGCCTGGCTGCTACTTCATTGCTAGA CTGCTGGATGGCGCTAAAAACAACCCGGATGTATCAGTCTTCTTTAACTGGGACCGTGTAGACCAGTTCCGTAACTTCGGTGGAGTTCGTATTGAAGATGACGTGCTCATCACTGAACAAGGCGTCGAAAACCTGACCTTTGTACCAAGAAC TGTCGCTGAAATAGAAGAACACATGGCAAATGGAGCTAATTTTAAGAAGTAA
- the LOC142976995 gene encoding uncharacterized protein LOC142976995 isoform X1 — translation MLFPRSKYHYLNMDFSAQNPTSINGLSLAARRNDVVNVAKLLKKLNPNCVDNRGWTCLHEAANSDSYESMKLILKNKKTRKLAETHEGHTALYLACKNKCSLKTVKALLVSAPDIVHYCSTEGVTPLHIASSQGNVELIQLLLKYGAPIDAQDFDGDTPLHETILSHRHEAMVTLLYAGADPEITNHPGLYTPFHLACTRDYLPNVESLFPFVSDINQSTLSGDTPLHYALLGMSQRTAHFLLDHGADPHIKNAVGHMAIDLAVNTGAACVLQRLLQVTDEEQISKDIIAEACKPHIFNFPVLETLLTSDLGPDFFYIVKSFNTEMIQDDFLPFKYLTNAPLNHYLYICGYIHKQSPEKFREFFYLFLMKGVHVNAYNTTECPPLVYVQFINYKLSPTCFLEVFKILIDNGCDVDYCSFGRRFYKDISISDAFLIALRVYPAAAPVMMPYSLYNEPGTYLLYAIENNIIDVFSLPMQGQILSLIDKDYCNDKAVSLQYTVPRLKHLCRYKIRSIFRHKTIGGTYKTSQFFDDVKQLPLPPLIQKYLIYIET, via the exons ATGCTTTTTCCACGGagtaaatatcattatttaaacaTGGATTTTAGTGCTCAAAATCCtacctcaataaatgggcttaGTCTTGCGGCTCGACGCAACGATGTAGTTAATGTGGCAAAGctacttaaaaaactaaaccCTAATTGTGTGGATAATAGGGGATGGACTTGCTTACATGAAGCAGCTAACAGTGATAGCTACGAGAGTATGAAgttgatattaaaaaacaaaaaaacaagaaaactgGCTGAGACTCATGAGGGACATACCGCACTATACTTAGCATGTAAGAATAAATGTTCACTTAAAACAGTAAAAGCTTTACTTGTCTCTGCACCTGACATAGTCCATTACTGTAGCACAGAGGGAGTGACTCCACTTCACATCGCAAGTTCCCAGGGTAATGTGGAGTTAATAcaacttttgttaaaatatggCGCTCCAATAGATGCACAGGATTTTGATGGTGACACTCCATTGCATGAGACTATTCTATCTCATCGGCATGAGGCCATGGTGACTCTGTTGTATGCTGGTGCCGATCCTGAGATAACGAATCATCCTGGTCTATATACTCCCTTCCATTTGGCATGTACCAGGGATTATCTACCAAATGTTGAAAGCTTGTTTCCATTTGTCTCTGACATCAATCAGAGCACACTCTCAGGGGACACTCCTTTACATTATGCCTTGCTGGGAATGAGTCAGCGTACAGCACATTTCTTACTGGATCATGGAGCTGATCCACATATAAAAAATGCTGTTGGGCATATGGCTATTGATTTAGCAGTGAACACAGGTGCTGCATGTGTATTACAAAGATTACTGCAGGTTACTGACGAGGAGCAAATTTCCAAGGATATTATAGCAGAGGCTTGTAAACCTCATATATTTAATTTCCCTGTATTAGAAACTTTATTAACTAGTGATTTGGgtccagattttttttatattgtcaaGTCGTTTAATACAGAAATGATACAAGATGATTTTCTCCCATTTAAGTACCTTACTAATGCACCATTAAATCATTACCTGTATATATGTGGATATATTCATAAGCAATCACCAGAAAAGTTTAGagaattcttttatttatttttaatgaaaggaGTACATGTAAATGCTTATAATACAACAGAATGTCCGCCACTAGTGTATGTACAGTTTATAAACTATAAGCTTAGTCCAACATGCTTTCTTGAG gtatttaaaatactCATAGATAATGGTTGTGATGTAGACTACTGCAGCTTTGGGAGAAGGTTTTACAAGGATATTAGTATATCTGATGCATTCCTGATAGCTTTGAGAGTTTACCCCGCAGCTGCTCCAGTCATGATGCCATACAGTCTCTACAATGAGCCAGGGACTTATCTACTGTATGCtatagaaaataacattatagaTGTTTTTTCACTTCCA ATGCAGGGACAGATATTATCTTTGATTGATAAAGATTATTGCAATGATAAAGCGGTCTCACTTCAATACACAGTGCCACGTTTGAAGCATCTATGTCGATACAAAATTCGTAGTATTTTCAGACATAAAACGATTGGTGGAACATATAAGACTAGTCAATTTTTTGATGATGTTAAACAGTTACCTTTGCCTCCgctgatacaaaaatatttaatttacattgaaacctaa
- the LOC142976995 gene encoding uncharacterized protein LOC142976995 isoform X2 codes for MKLILKNKKTRKLAETHEGHTALYLACKNKCSLKTVKALLVSAPDIVHYCSTEGVTPLHIASSQGNVELIQLLLKYGAPIDAQDFDGDTPLHETILSHRHEAMVTLLYAGADPEITNHPGLYTPFHLACTRDYLPNVESLFPFVSDINQSTLSGDTPLHYALLGMSQRTAHFLLDHGADPHIKNAVGHMAIDLAVNTGAACVLQRLLQVTDEEQISKDIIAEACKPHIFNFPVLETLLTSDLGPDFFYIVKSFNTEMIQDDFLPFKYLTNAPLNHYLYICGYIHKQSPEKFREFFYLFLMKGVHVNAYNTTECPPLVYVQFINYKLSPTCFLEVFKILIDNGCDVDYCSFGRRFYKDISISDAFLIALRVYPAAAPVMMPYSLYNEPGTYLLYAIENNIIDVFSLPMQGQILSLIDKDYCNDKAVSLQYTVPRLKHLCRYKIRSIFRHKTIGGTYKTSQFFDDVKQLPLPPLIQKYLIYIET; via the exons ATGAAgttgatattaaaaaacaaaaaaacaagaaaactgGCTGAGACTCATGAGGGACATACCGCACTATACTTAGCATGTAAGAATAAATGTTCACTTAAAACAGTAAAAGCTTTACTTGTCTCTGCACCTGACATAGTCCATTACTGTAGCACAGAGGGAGTGACTCCACTTCACATCGCAAGTTCCCAGGGTAATGTGGAGTTAATAcaacttttgttaaaatatggCGCTCCAATAGATGCACAGGATTTTGATGGTGACACTCCATTGCATGAGACTATTCTATCTCATCGGCATGAGGCCATGGTGACTCTGTTGTATGCTGGTGCCGATCCTGAGATAACGAATCATCCTGGTCTATATACTCCCTTCCATTTGGCATGTACCAGGGATTATCTACCAAATGTTGAAAGCTTGTTTCCATTTGTCTCTGACATCAATCAGAGCACACTCTCAGGGGACACTCCTTTACATTATGCCTTGCTGGGAATGAGTCAGCGTACAGCACATTTCTTACTGGATCATGGAGCTGATCCACATATAAAAAATGCTGTTGGGCATATGGCTATTGATTTAGCAGTGAACACAGGTGCTGCATGTGTATTACAAAGATTACTGCAGGTTACTGACGAGGAGCAAATTTCCAAGGATATTATAGCAGAGGCTTGTAAACCTCATATATTTAATTTCCCTGTATTAGAAACTTTATTAACTAGTGATTTGGgtccagattttttttatattgtcaaGTCGTTTAATACAGAAATGATACAAGATGATTTTCTCCCATTTAAGTACCTTACTAATGCACCATTAAATCATTACCTGTATATATGTGGATATATTCATAAGCAATCACCAGAAAAGTTTAGagaattcttttatttatttttaatgaaaggaGTACATGTAAATGCTTATAATACAACAGAATGTCCGCCACTAGTGTATGTACAGTTTATAAACTATAAGCTTAGTCCAACATGCTTTCTTGAG gtatttaaaatactCATAGATAATGGTTGTGATGTAGACTACTGCAGCTTTGGGAGAAGGTTTTACAAGGATATTAGTATATCTGATGCATTCCTGATAGCTTTGAGAGTTTACCCCGCAGCTGCTCCAGTCATGATGCCATACAGTCTCTACAATGAGCCAGGGACTTATCTACTGTATGCtatagaaaataacattatagaTGTTTTTTCACTTCCA ATGCAGGGACAGATATTATCTTTGATTGATAAAGATTATTGCAATGATAAAGCGGTCTCACTTCAATACACAGTGCCACGTTTGAAGCATCTATGTCGATACAAAATTCGTAGTATTTTCAGACATAAAACGATTGGTGGAACATATAAGACTAGTCAATTTTTTGATGATGTTAAACAGTTACCTTTGCCTCCgctgatacaaaaatatttaatttacattgaaacctaa